In Deltaproteobacteria bacterium, the genomic window GCCGGCGAACGGCCCGCCATCCCCTCGAAGGCCGCCGCTGGCCCTCGGCCGCCGAGCCACCACCGCCGACGCCCTCGCAGCGCACCGCGACCACCTACGGATCACCGTGGTGAGAAATGCGGGCTAGAGCGGACCCGGTCTCCTCGGCGCGCCAAAACTACGGGGCGGCCGCGTTCCAGGTTTTGACGCGAAGATCCGGGACGGTCACTTGCCAGTTCTAGACTCGGGGGCATGCCACGACACGCCGTCTCGGTCTTGGACCTCGCCCACGAGCTCGGGCTCGCGGAGCGCACCGTGCGACGGCTCGTCGCCGCGGGACGGATTCCGGTGGTGCGGGTCGGCCGGCGCGTCCTCGTGCTGCGCGACGCCGCGCTCGCGGCGCTGCACGTCGCGGCGGCGGGCGGGCTCGCGGCTGCGCTGACGGCCGCGCGCCTCGAGCTCGCGCGGGAGATCGCGCGACGCGCGGCGATCGACGCCGTGGAGCTCGCCGAGCTCGTCGCGACGCGCGACGCGATCGAGTCGGCGCTGCTCGCGCTCGAGGCTGAGGCGGCGTCATGACCGCGCTCGCTCGAATTCGC contains:
- a CDS encoding helix-turn-helix domain-containing protein; its protein translation is MPRHAVSVLDLAHELGLAERTVRRLVAAGRIPVVRVGRRVLVLRDAALAALHVAAAGGLAAALTAARLELAREIARRAAIDAVELAELVATRDAIESALLALEAEAAS